One window of the Pseudomonadota bacterium genome contains the following:
- a CDS encoding peptidylprolyl isomerase yields MLETLIFHRLRRVLSAAALLLSASAHAAELDRIIAVVDEDVVMQSELDEQAARVRDALRQQQTEMPPTTVLERQVLERLVLEKIQIQVAAQAGIKVSEKELNRAVADIAKRNKLELPQFEKIIESEGISFSRFREQISQQIVIAKLRHEEVENRIKVSEQEIENFLRNQATESESELEYKLSHILVTIPSGASEAELKAARDKADDALRRIDAGEDFGDVALRVSDGQQALEKGDLGWRKGAEIPSLFADAVSNMKVGENSGIITSPSGYHIVKLMDKRSGEKIMVEQHKVRHILIKPNALVTNQQARDRLLQLKMRLEGGADFAQLARTNSDDRGSALKGGELGWVSKGQMVPEFEEVMKQSPIGVISEPFRSEFGLHILQVTDMREYDGTEEVKRASARRAIREQKMQERQQTWLRSLRDEAYVDYRNK; encoded by the coding sequence ATGCTTGAAACCCTCATTTTTCATCGCCTGCGACGAGTCTTGAGCGCGGCCGCGCTGCTACTGTCAGCATCGGCGCACGCCGCCGAACTCGACCGCATCATCGCGGTGGTCGACGAAGACGTCGTCATGCAGAGCGAGCTCGATGAGCAGGCGGCACGTGTGCGTGATGCCCTGCGCCAGCAACAGACGGAAATGCCACCGACCACGGTGCTGGAGCGACAGGTGCTGGAACGCCTGGTGCTGGAGAAGATCCAGATCCAGGTTGCCGCCCAGGCGGGCATCAAGGTCAGCGAGAAGGAACTCAACCGGGCGGTCGCCGACATCGCCAAGCGCAACAAGCTCGAATTGCCGCAGTTCGAGAAGATCATCGAATCAGAAGGCATCTCGTTCTCACGCTTTCGCGAGCAGATCAGCCAGCAGATCGTCATCGCCAAGCTGCGTCACGAGGAAGTGGAAAACCGCATCAAGGTGTCGGAGCAGGAAATCGAGAACTTCCTGCGCAACCAGGCCACCGAGAGCGAATCGGAGCTCGAATACAAGCTTTCTCACATCCTCGTCACCATCCCGAGCGGCGCCAGCGAGGCGGAATTGAAAGCCGCGCGCGACAAGGCCGACGACGCGCTGCGACGCATCGACGCGGGCGAGGACTTCGGCGATGTGGCCTTGCGCGTCTCGGACGGTCAGCAGGCCCTGGAAAAAGGCGATCTCGGTTGGCGCAAAGGCGCGGAAATTCCCTCCTTGTTCGCCGACGCCGTCAGCAACATGAAGGTTGGCGAGAACAGCGGCATCATCACCAGCCCCAGCGGTTACCACATCGTCAAATTGATGGACAAACGCAGCGGCGAAAAGATCATGGTCGAGCAGCACAAGGTGCGGCACATCCTGATCAAGCCCAACGCGCTGGTCACCAACCAGCAGGCCCGCGATAGGCTGCTGCAATTGAAGATGCGCCTCGAAGGTGGCGCCGATTTCGCGCAGCTGGCGCGCACCAACTCCGACGACCGCGGCTCGGCGCTCAAGGGCGGCGAACTGGGTTGGGTGAGCAAGGGCCAGATGGTCCCCGAATTCGAGGAAGTGATGAAGCAGAGCCCGATAGGCGTGATCAGCGAACCGTTCCGCAGCGAGTTCGGCCTGCACATCCTGCAGGTCACCGACATGCGCGAATACGACGGCACCGAGGAAGTGAAGCGCGCCAGCGCGCGCCGCGCGATCCGCGAACAGAAGATGCAGGAAAGACAGCAAACCTGGTTGCGTAGCCTGCGCGACGAGGCCTATGTCGACTATCGCAACAAATAG
- a CDS encoding LON peptidase substrate-binding domain-containing protein gives MNDTPSALGGVPLFPLQTVLFPGSLLPLRIFEARYLDMISTSLRLGRPFGIVPIRLGREVGAPADFFPFGTLAAIESFDKGADGLLHVSVRGSERFRVEQHAVQADQLTVAEVVTVPPAADHDVPRDLAYLASLLEDIFTANAEHLPYRELQLKSALWVAYRLAELLPLPAATKVAVLQADDGLAALSRLDAGIQAASSPAPKGTH, from the coding sequence ATGAACGACACGCCTTCCGCTCTCGGTGGCGTGCCGCTGTTTCCGCTGCAGACGGTGCTCTTCCCGGGCAGCCTGTTGCCGCTCCGGATCTTCGAGGCGCGTTACCTCGACATGATCAGCACCTCGCTGCGCCTTGGCCGCCCTTTCGGCATCGTGCCCATCCGCCTGGGTCGCGAGGTCGGCGCACCGGCCGATTTCTTTCCCTTTGGCACGCTGGCGGCCATCGAATCGTTCGACAAGGGCGCCGACGGCCTGCTGCATGTCAGCGTGCGCGGCAGCGAGCGCTTCCGCGTCGAGCAGCATGCGGTGCAGGCCGACCAGCTGACGGTCGCGGAGGTGGTGACGGTGCCGCCCGCCGCCGATCATGACGTACCGCGCGACCTCGCCTACCTGGCAAGCCTGCTCGAGGACATCTTCACCGCCAATGCCGAACACCTGCCGTATCGCGAGTTGCAGCTGAAGAGCGCACTGTGGGTGGCGTATCGCTTGGCCGAGTTGCTGCCGCTGCCGGCCGCCACCAAGGTCGCCGTGCTGCAGGCCGACGATGGCCTCGCCGCGCTGTCGCGCCTGGACGCGGGTATCCAGGCCGCCTCGTCTCCCGCCCCCAAGGGAACGCACTGA
- the aroE gene encoding shikimate dehydrogenase, translating into MPYFCVVGSPIAHSKSPLIHAAFAAQCGIDLVYEKVEVAQGNLSRALAEFRAVGGRGLNVTVPLKEEAWALADQRMPRAARAGAANTLWFEGERVIADNTDGLGLVRDLEINHGAPLAGKRILLLGAGGASMGVLPALLDAQPARVLVTNRTLARAERLVESYADSGRVELLPWGGTGSAACDVVINGTSLSLKGELPNLDARLIGPDTLCYDMMYGAAPTRFMLWAAERGAGRVLDGLGMLVEQAAAAFSIWNGYTPDTSPVIAMLRERLVSGV; encoded by the coding sequence CTGCCTTACTTCTGCGTGGTCGGCAGCCCGATAGCGCATAGCAAGTCACCGCTCATCCACGCCGCTTTCGCCGCGCAGTGCGGCATTGACTTGGTCTACGAGAAAGTCGAGGTGGCGCAGGGCAACCTGTCACGGGCGCTGGCGGAATTCCGGGCCGTCGGCGGACGCGGACTCAATGTCACCGTGCCGCTCAAGGAAGAGGCCTGGGCGCTGGCGGACCAAAGAATGCCGCGCGCCGCGCGGGCCGGCGCCGCCAACACCCTGTGGTTCGAGGGCGAGCGCGTGATCGCGGACAATACCGACGGTCTGGGCCTGGTGCGCGACCTCGAGATCAACCACGGGGCGCCGCTGGCCGGCAAACGCATCCTGCTGCTCGGCGCGGGGGGCGCGTCCATGGGGGTGCTGCCCGCGCTGCTCGACGCCCAGCCCGCGCGGGTACTGGTTACCAATCGTACCCTGGCCCGCGCAGAGCGACTGGTCGAAAGCTATGCCGATAGCGGCCGCGTCGAACTGCTGCCGTGGGGCGGCACGGGTAGCGCCGCCTGTGACGTCGTCATCAACGGCACCTCGCTGAGCCTCAAGGGCGAACTCCCCAACCTGGATGCCCGCCTCATCGGCCCTGACACTCTCTGTTACGACATGATGTACGGTGCCGCGCCGACGCGATTCATGCTGTGGGCCGCCGAGCGCGGAGCCGGGCGGGTTCTGGACGGCCTGGGCATGCTGGTCGAGCAGGCGGCGGCGGCGTTCTCCATCTGGAATGGCTACACGCCTGATACCTCGCCTGTCATCGCCATGTTGCGCGAGCGTCTGGTCAGCGGCGTCTGA
- the mpl gene encoding UDP-N-acetylmuramate:L-alanyl-gamma-D-glutamyl-meso-diaminopimelate ligase — MHLHILGIGGTFMAGVARLAVELGHRVTGADANLYPPMSDQLAALGVEVFNGYDAAALQPAPDLVIIGNALSRGNPSVEHVLSSRLPYTSGPAWLHDEILRHRHVIAVAGTHGKTTVTSIVTWMLEHGGLEPGFLVGGVVENFGVSARLGRGRVFVVEADEYDTAFFDKRSKFVHYAPSTLLINNLEFDHADIFADLDAIKRQFHHLVRTLPREALIVCPTPDEAIDALLAMGVWSRVTRFGTGADAAWRYSYEGGSGELTIDAPNGEQARGTSPLLGAHNAHNVAAAVAAVADVGLAPARALEALTGFANVKRRLELRGTVRGVSVYDDFAHHPTAIAATIAALRSRVAPPGRIIAVSEMRSNTMRMGVHRDTLAGAFAGAERSALLAPLDLPWDIDAAFAPLAGHQVFHDSGELVATVAQWAQAGDALLVMSNGGFDNVHARLLEALAARP, encoded by the coding sequence ATGCACCTACACATCCTTGGCATTGGCGGCACCTTCATGGCGGGGGTGGCGCGACTGGCGGTGGAGTTGGGCCACCGTGTGACCGGCGCCGACGCCAATCTCTATCCGCCCATGAGCGATCAGCTGGCGGCCCTGGGCGTGGAAGTCTTCAATGGCTACGACGCCGCCGCGCTGCAACCGGCGCCGGACCTGGTCATCATCGGCAATGCCTTGTCGCGCGGGAATCCGAGCGTCGAACACGTCTTGAGCAGTCGCCTGCCCTACACCTCGGGCCCGGCCTGGCTGCACGACGAGATCCTGCGTCATCGTCACGTGATCGCGGTCGCCGGTACGCACGGCAAGACCACCGTCACCAGTATCGTGACCTGGATGCTGGAGCACGGTGGCCTGGAGCCGGGCTTCCTGGTCGGTGGCGTGGTGGAGAACTTCGGCGTGTCGGCGCGTCTCGGCCGCGGCCGCGTGTTCGTGGTCGAAGCGGACGAGTACGACACCGCCTTTTTCGACAAGCGTTCGAAGTTCGTGCACTACGCGCCGAGCACGCTTTTGATCAACAACCTCGAATTCGATCACGCCGACATCTTTGCCGACCTCGACGCCATCAAGCGGCAGTTCCATCACCTGGTCCGCACGCTGCCGCGCGAGGCGCTGATCGTGTGCCCGACGCCCGACGAAGCTATCGACGCGCTGCTGGCCATGGGCGTGTGGTCACGCGTCACGCGCTTCGGCACGGGCGCGGACGCGGCCTGGCGCTACAGCTATGAGGGCGGCAGCGGCGAACTGACCATCGACGCGCCGAATGGCGAACAAGCGCGGGGCACGAGCCCGCTGCTCGGCGCGCATAACGCCCACAACGTCGCGGCGGCGGTGGCGGCCGTCGCCGACGTCGGCCTCGCACCGGCGCGCGCGCTCGAGGCCCTGACCGGCTTCGCCAACGTCAAGCGCCGCCTCGAGTTGCGCGGCACCGTGCGCGGCGTCAGTGTCTACGATGATTTTGCCCACCATCCAACCGCGATTGCCGCGACCATCGCCGCGCTGCGCAGCCGGGTCGCGCCACCGGGACGCATCATCGCGGTCAGTGAAATGCGCTCCAACACCATGCGCATGGGCGTGCACCGCGACACCCTGGCAGGCGCCTTTGCCGGCGCCGAGCGCAGCGCCCTGCTCGCGCCGCTCGATCTGCCGTGGGACATCGACGCCGCCTTCGCGCCGCTCGCCGGCCACCAGGTATTCCACGACAGCGGCGAACTGGTGGCGACGGTGGCGCAGTGGGCGCAAGCCGGTGACGCCTTGCTGGTCATGAGCAATGGCGGCTTCGACAACGTCCACGCGCGCCTGCTCGAAGCACTGGCAGCGCGGCCATGA
- the ispG gene encoding flavodoxin-dependent (E)-4-hydroxy-3-methylbut-2-enyl-diphosphate synthase, translated as MISEAGYQRHHSVPVQIGDITVGGEAPVVVQSMTNTDTADALGTAKQVQALAAAGSELVRITVNTEDAARQVARIRDLLDAMGCRVPLVGDFHYNGHLLLTKYPDCAEALAKYRINPGNVGFGRKKDNQFATMIEVAIARDKPVRIGVNWGSLDPALVAQMMDDNAKLAEPRDVKAVTREALILSALNSAAKAEEIGLPRNRIILSCKVSDVQDLIAVYTELASRCNYALHLGLTEAGMGSKGMVASAAAMGILLQRGIGDTIRVSLTPEPGGDRTKEVIVAQELLQTMGMRSFTPLVTACPGCGRTTSTVFQELAGDIQAYVRTQMPAWSKTYPGVESMTLAVMGCVVNGPGESKHADIGISLPGTGEAPSAPVFVDGEKYTTLRGDNIANEFKAILNSYVDARYGTGAPLAAKEDASAA; from the coding sequence ATGATTTCAGAAGCCGGGTACCAGCGTCATCACAGTGTGCCGGTGCAGATCGGCGACATCACCGTCGGCGGCGAGGCGCCGGTGGTCGTGCAATCCATGACCAATACCGACACGGCCGATGCACTCGGCACCGCCAAGCAGGTGCAGGCGCTGGCGGCGGCCGGCTCGGAACTGGTGCGGATCACGGTCAATACCGAAGACGCCGCGCGCCAAGTGGCGCGCATCCGCGACCTGCTCGATGCCATGGGTTGCCGCGTGCCGCTGGTCGGTGACTTCCATTACAACGGCCACCTGCTGCTGACCAAGTATCCCGATTGCGCCGAGGCCCTGGCCAAGTACCGCATCAATCCCGGCAATGTCGGCTTCGGGCGCAAGAAGGACAACCAGTTCGCGACCATGATCGAAGTCGCCATCGCACGCGACAAGCCGGTGCGCATCGGCGTCAACTGGGGCAGTCTCGATCCCGCGCTGGTCGCGCAGATGATGGATGACAACGCCAAGCTCGCCGAACCGCGCGACGTCAAGGCCGTCACGCGCGAAGCGCTGATCCTGTCGGCCTTGAACAGCGCCGCCAAGGCCGAGGAAATCGGCCTGCCGCGCAACCGCATCATCCTGTCGTGCAAGGTCAGTGACGTGCAGGACTTGATCGCGGTCTACACCGAACTCGCCTCGCGCTGCAATTACGCCCTGCATCTCGGTCTGACCGAGGCCGGCATGGGCTCCAAGGGCATGGTGGCGTCGGCCGCCGCCATGGGCATTCTTCTGCAACGAGGCATAGGCGACACCATCCGCGTATCGCTCACGCCCGAACCGGGCGGCGATCGCACCAAGGAAGTCATCGTCGCGCAGGAACTGCTGCAGACCATGGGCATGCGCTCGTTCACGCCGCTGGTGACGGCCTGCCCCGGCTGCGGCCGCACCACCAGCACGGTGTTCCAGGAACTGGCCGGCGACATCCAGGCCTATGTGCGCACGCAGATGCCGGCCTGGAGCAAGACCTATCCCGGCGTGGAATCAATGACGCTGGCGGTGATGGGTTGCGTGGTCAACGGCCCCGGCGAGAGCAAGCACGCCGATATCGGCATCAGCCTGCCCGGCACCGGCGAAGCGCCATCGGCGCCGGTATTCGTGGACGGCGAGAAGTACACCACGCTGCGCGGCGACAACATCGCCAACGAATTCAAGGCCATTCTCAATTCCTACGTCGATGCGCGTTACGGCACGGGGGCGCCGCTCGCCGCCAAGGAAGACGCGTCCGCGGCTTGA
- the pdxA gene encoding 4-hydroxythreonine-4-phosphate dehydrogenase PdxA, protein MSTIATNSSAPIRLALTPGEPAGIGPDLALAVACVPHTAQILCFADPELLAARAAQLGCAVELREVREPAALKSVPAGVLQVFPLRCATSPRAGQLDARNARYVLDCLDAACDACAAGALDGMVTGPVQKSIINEAGMPFSGHTEYLAERLAAPLPVMVLVAGTLRVALVTTHVALRQVPDLITQARVVATVEIVHRQLREQFGLAAPRIAVCGLNPHAGENRHLGCEDDDEIRPAVAAMRARGWSVDGPLPADTAFTLDQRRGYDAIVAMYHDQGLAALKAVGFGESVNVTFGLPIVRTSVDHGTALALAGKGNGRAGSLEAAIEVATALASARKRHG, encoded by the coding sequence ATGTCGACTATCGCAACAAATAGCTCCGCCCCCATACGTCTGGCGCTGACGCCGGGTGAGCCGGCCGGTATCGGGCCGGATCTCGCGCTCGCGGTGGCGTGTGTTCCCCATACCGCGCAGATCCTATGCTTCGCCGACCCGGAACTGCTCGCGGCACGCGCAGCGCAGTTGGGCTGCGCCGTGGAACTGCGCGAGGTGCGCGAACCGGCCGCGCTGAAAAGCGTACCGGCGGGCGTACTGCAGGTCTTTCCCCTGCGCTGCGCGACCTCTCCGCGCGCCGGCCAGTTGGACGCGCGCAACGCGCGTTACGTACTCGACTGCCTGGATGCCGCCTGCGACGCCTGCGCTGCCGGCGCGTTGGACGGCATGGTCACCGGCCCGGTGCAAAAATCCATCATCAACGAAGCCGGCATGCCGTTCTCGGGGCATACCGAGTATCTGGCCGAACGCCTGGCGGCACCGTTGCCGGTGATGGTGTTGGTGGCCGGCACATTGCGCGTGGCCTTGGTCACGACCCATGTCGCGCTGCGCCAGGTGCCCGACCTCATCACCCAAGCCCGCGTCGTGGCCACGGTCGAGATCGTGCATCGGCAGTTGCGCGAACAGTTCGGTCTGGCCGCGCCGCGTATCGCGGTGTGCGGCCTCAATCCCCATGCCGGCGAAAATCGCCATCTGGGCTGCGAGGACGATGACGAGATTCGGCCGGCGGTCGCGGCGATGCGCGCTCGCGGATGGTCGGTCGACGGACCGTTGCCGGCGGATACCGCCTTTACGCTGGACCAACGCCGCGGCTATGACGCGATCGTTGCCATGTACCACGACCAGGGCCTTGCCGCGCTCAAGGCGGTCGGCTTCGGCGAATCGGTCAACGTCACCTTCGGCCTGCCCATCGTGCGGACTTCCGTCGACCACGGCACCGCCCTGGCATTGGCGGGCAAGGGCAACGGCCGCGCCGGCAGTCTCGAGGCGGCAATCGAAGTCGCGACGGCCCTCGCCAGTGCTCGGAAGCGCCATGGATAG
- a CDS encoding cyclic nucleotide-binding domain-containing protein, translating into MADGQLVDKNILKTLVPPNALNAENFQELSGKAYVEEVGAGKVIFKAGDVDRKTVYLLEGELTLADDAGAVVVVRGGSDVAKHPLSNTQPRKQTARTKTACKITRFDSDLLDILLTWDQLSGIEVNEIVIGEGDDDADCDWMTRILQSQAFLQVPPANIQAMFMRMQEMPVRAGDVVIKQGDDGDFYYIIKHGRAKVTRASKTGTDLVLATLKDGDAFGEEALLSEAKRNANITMETDGTLMRLSKENFNALLKEPMLNWLSLDQARERVAKGAKLLDVRLESEHSNNGIPGSLNIPLFMLRLKTDTLNPDVPYIVYCDTGRRSSAAAFLLGERGFETYVLQGGLMEQTPGTA; encoded by the coding sequence ATGGCAGACGGTCAACTCGTAGACAAGAACATCCTCAAGACGCTGGTTCCGCCGAACGCGCTCAATGCCGAGAACTTCCAGGAACTCTCGGGTAAGGCTTACGTCGAGGAAGTCGGTGCCGGCAAGGTCATCTTCAAGGCCGGTGATGTCGACCGCAAGACGGTATATCTGCTCGAAGGCGAACTGACCCTGGCCGACGATGCCGGCGCGGTGGTGGTGGTGCGGGGTGGCTCCGATGTCGCCAAGCACCCGCTGTCCAATACGCAGCCGCGCAAACAGACCGCGCGCACCAAGACCGCGTGCAAGATCACGCGCTTCGACAGCGACCTGCTCGACATCCTGCTGACCTGGGACCAGCTGTCCGGCATCGAAGTCAACGAAATCGTCATCGGTGAAGGCGACGACGACGCCGACTGCGACTGGATGACGCGCATCCTGCAGTCGCAGGCCTTCCTGCAGGTGCCGCCGGCCAACATCCAGGCCATGTTCATGCGTATGCAGGAAATGCCGGTGCGCGCCGGGGACGTGGTCATCAAGCAGGGCGACGACGGCGACTTCTACTACATCATCAAGCATGGTCGGGCGAAAGTGACGCGCGCGTCCAAGACTGGCACCGACCTGGTACTGGCGACGCTCAAAGACGGCGATGCATTTGGCGAGGAAGCATTGCTGTCCGAGGCCAAGCGTAATGCCAACATCACCATGGAGACCGACGGCACCTTGATGCGTCTGTCCAAGGAGAATTTCAACGCACTGCTGAAGGAGCCGATGCTCAACTGGCTGAGCCTGGACCAGGCGCGCGAGCGGGTCGCAAAAGGCGCAAAGCTGCTCGACGTGCGACTGGAAAGCGAGCATTCGAACAACGGCATCCCCGGCAGCCTCAACATTCCCCTGTTCATGCTTCGCCTCAAGACCGACACGCTCAATCCCGACGTGCCCTACATCGTCTATTGCGATACCGGCAGGCGCAGCTCGGCGGCGGCCTTCCTGCTCGGCGAGCGCGGCTTCGAGACCTATGTGCTGCAGGGCGGTCTCATGGAGCAGACGCCGGGCACGGCTTGA
- the lptD gene encoding LPS assembly protein LptD, with translation MVSLVLVAALTLAWCGHARAAILEKRSDDYKWRLCPPATMVPVAPPYGASNTDTETTEVRADAVRMLKDGLSQFSGDVEVIRAGQALSADIVTYDRQRDTFAAEGRARLWDSTMVWAGAEASYDAASRVSRLRDGDYWVHDGHGRGHARSMRNDMDSKVTILKGVDYSTCPLSDEAWRVSASRIRLDHESERGSARNAILRVYDMPVFYFPYVNFPISDKRKSGFLSPTFGNTNQSGFDVQLPYYWDIAPNQDATLTPRGLTDRGVMLNGQYRYMGALYDGQFDVEYLPSDRLKDDESRSLISFRHRQKMLNDRGRLRMIFNNVSDDQYFEDFGSSIAATSQRFLDRRADFFYNGGNYRVRGVVQSYQTIDNTLTPGSGPYRRLPQVIFDGRTPSTYFGFLPQLKADTSYFDRDASVTGGRVDVTPALSYPFVRPYMNVTPKIAVMRSEYFLDDPRQRFDDRLSRTVPIFSVDSNVYFERRLNFFEGEHIQTFEPRVYYLLVPKVQQDDIPRFDSGNYSVSFRNLFRDNRFTGQDRVSDANQIATAITSRMIDVESGRETYRVSVGQIYYFRDREVELANEGPQTAGTSELISEVATNVIEDWTARGVLQWDPHDSRTELAAATLRYRPDLDTVLNFSYRFRRAISDIQQTDFSMRLPVTDNIALVGRWNYSVQEQRSLETLAGVEYESCCWGVRFVGRRFLRNAEGEFDNGFFLQFQFRGLGGIGKKSGSVLHRGIPGYEDPFE, from the coding sequence GTGGTTTCGCTCGTCCTGGTGGCAGCCCTCACGCTCGCCTGGTGCGGCCACGCTCGCGCCGCGATCCTCGAAAAGCGCAGCGACGACTACAAATGGCGCCTGTGCCCGCCGGCCACCATGGTGCCGGTCGCGCCGCCCTATGGCGCTTCGAACACCGACACCGAAACCACCGAAGTGCGCGCCGACGCGGTACGCATGTTGAAGGACGGCCTGAGCCAGTTTTCCGGCGATGTCGAGGTCATACGGGCGGGCCAGGCGCTTAGCGCCGACATCGTCACCTACGACCGCCAGCGCGACACCTTCGCCGCCGAGGGACGCGCGCGCCTGTGGGACAGCACCATGGTGTGGGCCGGGGCCGAAGCCTCGTACGACGCCGCCAGCCGCGTGTCCCGCCTGCGCGACGGCGACTACTGGGTGCATGACGGCCATGGCCGCGGCCACGCGCGCAGCATGCGCAACGATATGGACAGCAAGGTTACGATCCTGAAGGGCGTCGACTACTCGACCTGCCCGTTGTCCGACGAAGCGTGGCGCGTGTCGGCCTCGCGTATCCGGCTCGATCACGAATCCGAGCGCGGCTCGGCGCGCAACGCCATCCTGCGCGTCTACGACATGCCGGTGTTCTATTTTCCCTACGTGAATTTTCCGATCAGCGACAAGCGCAAGTCCGGCTTCCTGTCGCCGACGTTCGGCAATACCAACCAATCGGGCTTCGACGTGCAGTTGCCCTATTACTGGGACATCGCTCCCAACCAGGACGCCACGCTCACGCCGCGTGGCCTGACCGACCGCGGCGTGATGCTCAACGGCCAGTATCGCTACATGGGCGCGCTGTACGATGGCCAGTTCGACGTCGAATACCTGCCGAGCGACAGGCTCAAAGACGACGAATCGCGCTCCCTGATTTCCTTCAGGCACCGCCAGAAGATGCTCAACGACCGCGGTCGTCTGCGCATGATTTTCAACAACGTGTCGGACGACCAGTATTTCGAGGACTTCGGCAGCAGCATCGCGGCCACCAGTCAGCGCTTCCTCGACCGCCGCGCCGATTTCTTCTACAACGGCGGCAACTACCGAGTGCGGGGCGTGGTACAGAGCTACCAGACCATCGACAACACGCTGACGCCCGGCAGCGGCCCTTACCGCCGCCTGCCGCAGGTGATCTTCGACGGCCGCACGCCCAGCACCTATTTCGGCTTCCTGCCTCAGCTCAAGGCCGATACCTCCTATTTCGACCGCGATGCGAGCGTCACCGGTGGTCGCGTCGACGTGACGCCGGCACTGTCCTATCCGTTCGTGCGTCCGTATATGAACGTCACGCCCAAGATCGCGGTCATGCGCTCCGAGTATTTTCTCGACGACCCGCGTCAGCGCTTCGACGATCGCCTGTCGCGCACCGTGCCGATCTTCAGCGTCGATTCGAATGTCTACTTCGAGCGCCGTCTGAATTTCTTCGAGGGCGAACACATCCAGACCTTCGAGCCGCGCGTGTATTACCTGCTGGTGCCCAAAGTCCAGCAGGATGACATCCCGCGCTTCGACAGCGGCAACTACAGCGTGTCGTTCCGCAACCTGTTTCGCGACAACCGCTTCACCGGCCAGGACCGCGTGTCGGATGCCAATCAGATCGCGACGGCCATCACCTCGCGCATGATCGATGTCGAGAGCGGGCGCGAAACCTATCGCGTCAGCGTCGGTCAGATTTATTACTTTCGCGACCGCGAAGTCGAACTCGCCAACGAGGGCCCGCAGACCGCGGGTACGTCGGAGCTGATCTCCGAGGTCGCGACCAATGTCATCGAGGACTGGACCGCGCGCGGCGTGCTGCAGTGGGATCCCCACGACTCACGCACCGAGCTTGCCGCGGCCACGCTGCGCTATCGTCCCGACCTCGATACGGTATTGAATTTCAGCTATCGCTTTCGCCGAGCCATCAGTGACATTCAGCAGACCGATTTCTCCATGCGCTTGCCGGTCACCGACAACATCGCCCTGGTCGGTCGCTGGAACTACTCGGTGCAGGAGCAACGCTCGCTCGAGACCCTGGCCGGCGTGGAATACGAAAGCTGCTGCTGGGGTGTGCGCTTCGTCGGTCGCCGCTTCCTGCGCAACGCCGAGGGCGAGTTCGATAATGGCTTCTTTCTCCAGTTCCAGTTCCGCGGCCTGGGCGGCATCGGCAAGAAGTCCGGTTCGGTGCTGCACCGGGGTATCCCCGGCTACGAAGACCCCTTCGAATAA
- the rsmA gene encoding 16S rRNA (adenine(1518)-N(6)/adenine(1519)-N(6))-dimethyltransferase RsmA produces the protein MDRSEHATARKRFGQHFLVDGHAVETIIRTTDPRAGEHVIEIGPGEGVLTGQLVASGANILAIEIDRDLVSRLTRRFEKADNFRLHAGDVLKFDFAALPSVAGGWKVVGNLPYNISTPLIMLLLGHAQTFSRMVVMVQREVAERMAAGEGSHSYGRLSVMVQRRCSVRTILDIGPESFRPPPKVDSSVVELVPHGHTLDAAFEQWLSDVVRLAFSARRKTIANALRGHIDAAAFAAAGIDPGARAEQLSVADFVRLAEVSRR, from the coding sequence ATGGATAGATCGGAGCACGCCACGGCGCGCAAGCGTTTTGGCCAGCATTTCCTGGTCGATGGCCACGCGGTCGAGACCATCATCCGCACCACCGACCCGCGCGCCGGCGAACACGTCATCGAGATCGGTCCCGGCGAGGGCGTGCTGACCGGTCAACTGGTCGCGAGCGGCGCGAACATCCTGGCGATCGAAATTGACCGCGACCTCGTGAGCAGGCTCACGCGCCGCTTCGAGAAGGCCGACAACTTCCGACTGCACGCCGGTGACGTACTCAAATTCGACTTCGCTGCGTTACCCTCGGTGGCGGGCGGCTGGAAAGTGGTCGGCAACCTGCCCTACAACATCTCTACGCCCCTGATCATGCTGCTGCTTGGCCATGCCCAGACTTTTTCCCGCATGGTGGTCATGGTGCAACGCGAGGTGGCGGAGCGCATGGCCGCCGGCGAAGGCAGCCACAGCTACGGGCGCCTGAGTGTCATGGTGCAGCGCCGATGTTCGGTGCGCACGATCCTCGACATCGGCCCCGAGAGTTTCCGACCGCCGCCCAAGGTCGATTCCAGCGTGGTCGAACTCGTCCCCCACGGGCATACGCTGGACGCGGCCTTCGAGCAGTGGCTGTCCGATGTCGTACGGCTGGCCTTTTCCGCCCGTCGGAAAACCATCGCCAATGCCCTGCGCGGGCATATCGATGCCGCGGCCTTCGCCGCCGCCGGCATCGATCCGGGCGCACGCGCCGAGCAACTGAGCGTGGCCGACTTCGTGCGGCTGGCGGAAGTCTCCCGCCGCTGA